From the genome of Cedecea lapagei, one region includes:
- the chbA gene encoding PTS N,N'-diacetylchitobiose transporter subunit IIA, giving the protein MFDLDHVVETEVEVDDLEEVVMGLIINSGQARSLAYGALKKAKQGDFAGAKEMMDQSRTALNEAHLVQTKLIEGDQGEGKTKVSLVLVHAQDHLMTSMLARELVTELIELHEKMDK; this is encoded by the coding sequence ATGTTTGATTTAGACCATGTTGTAGAAACCGAAGTGGAAGTGGACGATCTCGAAGAAGTCGTGATGGGGTTAATCATCAACTCTGGTCAGGCTCGCAGCCTGGCTTACGGGGCGCTTAAAAAGGCTAAACAGGGCGACTTCGCCGGAGCCAAAGAGATGATGGACCAGTCCCGTACCGCGCTGAACGAAGCACATCTGGTACAGACTAAATTGATCGAAGGCGACCAGGGCGAAGGGAAAACCAAAGTGAGCCTGGTGCTGGTCCATGCTCAGGACCACCTGATGACCTCGATGCTGGCTCGTGAGCTGGTTACCGAACTGATTGAGTTACACGAGAAAATGGATAAGTAG
- the efeO gene encoding iron uptake system protein EfeO, producing MIQHFRLKALHVALLALVSSSFAAQAADIPQVKVTVTDKQCEPMSVTVNAGKTQFIIQNNSQKALEWEILKGVMVVEERENIAPGFSQKLTANLQPGEYDMTCGLLTNPKGKLVVKASGTQEAPKSDLLALTGPITEYKAYVTAEVAELVKGTKAFTDAVKAGDLEKAKALYAPTRQHYERIEPIAELFSDLDSSIDAREDDFEKKADDPKFTGFHRLEKILFGDNTTKDAAPFADKLNADVLDLQTRVSELAFPPSKVVGGAAGLIEEVAATKISGEEDRYSHTDLWDFQANVDGAQKIVDLLRPQLTKENPALLAKVDANFKKVDAILAKYRTKEGFETYDKLTDADRKALKGPITTLAEDLSQLRGVMGLD from the coding sequence ATGATCCAACATTTTCGTCTGAAGGCACTGCACGTCGCGCTGCTCGCGCTGGTCTCTTCCTCATTTGCCGCACAGGCGGCAGACATTCCCCAGGTAAAGGTCACCGTCACGGATAAACAGTGCGAGCCTATGAGCGTCACGGTGAACGCCGGGAAGACTCAGTTCATCATCCAGAACAACAGCCAGAAAGCGCTGGAGTGGGAGATCCTGAAGGGGGTAATGGTGGTGGAGGAGCGTGAGAACATCGCGCCGGGCTTCTCCCAGAAGCTAACCGCAAATCTGCAGCCGGGTGAATATGACATGACCTGTGGCCTGCTGACCAACCCGAAGGGCAAGCTAGTGGTGAAAGCCTCCGGCACGCAGGAAGCGCCTAAATCCGATCTGCTGGCGCTGACTGGCCCAATTACCGAATATAAAGCCTATGTGACCGCCGAAGTGGCGGAGCTGGTAAAAGGCACGAAAGCCTTTACCGATGCGGTGAAAGCCGGTGATTTAGAAAAAGCGAAAGCCCTGTATGCGCCAACGCGTCAGCATTACGAGCGTATTGAGCCGATTGCCGAGCTGTTCTCCGATCTCGACAGCAGCATCGATGCGCGTGAAGATGACTTCGAGAAAAAAGCCGATGACCCGAAATTCACCGGTTTCCACCGCCTGGAGAAAATTCTCTTTGGCGATAACACCACCAAAGACGCCGCGCCGTTTGCTGACAAGCTGAACGCCGATGTGCTGGACCTGCAGACTCGCGTCTCTGAACTGGCCTTCCCGCCAAGCAAAGTGGTCGGTGGCGCAGCCGGCCTGATTGAAGAAGTTGCGGCGACCAAAATCAGCGGCGAAGAAGATCGCTACAGCCACACCGACCTGTGGGACTTCCAGGCTAACGTTGACGGCGCGCAGAAGATTGTTGATCTGCTGCGTCCTCAGCTGACCAAAGAGAACCCGGCGCTGCTGGCGAAAGTGGATGCGAACTTCAAGAAAGTTGACGCCATTCTGGCGAAATACCGTACCAAAGAGGGCTTCGAAACTTACGACAAGCTCACTGATGCGGACCGCAAGGCGCTGAAGGGGCCGATCACGACTCTGGCGGAAGATCTTTCTCAACTGCGTGGCGTAATGGGTCTGGACTGA
- a CDS encoding 6-phospho-beta-glucosidase yields MTKKLKVVTIGGGSSYTPELLEGFIKRYHELPITELWLVDVEAGKEKQDIIFNLCQRMIEHAGVPMTVHKSLDRREALKDADFVTTQLRVGQLKARELDERIPLSHGYLGQETNGAGGLFKGLRTIPVIFDIIKDVQEICPDAWVINFTNPAGMVTEAVFRHTNFKKFIGVCNIPVGMKMFITDVLKLTPEDDLGIDLFGLNHMVFIKDVLVNGESRFAELLDGVASGKLSANSVKNIFDMPFSEGLIRSLNLLPCSYLLYYFKQKEMLAIEMGEFYKGGARASVVQKVEKQLFELYKDPNLDVKPKELELRGGAYYSDAACEVISAIYNDKQTEHYVNIPHHGHVDNIPADWAIETTSIIGRDGARPHPRVTHFDEKVMGLIHTIKGFEVAASQAALSGEFNDVLLALNLSPLIHSDKDAEVIAKEMLLAHKAHLPNFAKTIEKLA; encoded by the coding sequence ATGACTAAGAAATTAAAAGTTGTTACTATCGGTGGCGGCAGCAGCTATACCCCAGAATTACTCGAAGGTTTTATTAAGCGCTACCATGAATTACCGATCACCGAACTTTGGCTGGTGGATGTCGAAGCGGGAAAAGAGAAACAGGATATTATTTTCAATCTTTGCCAGCGCATGATTGAGCACGCCGGTGTGCCGATGACGGTACACAAGAGCCTTGACCGCCGTGAAGCGCTGAAAGATGCGGACTTTGTCACCACCCAGCTGCGCGTAGGACAGCTGAAGGCACGTGAGCTGGATGAGCGCATTCCGCTAAGCCACGGCTACCTCGGCCAGGAAACCAACGGCGCGGGCGGCCTGTTCAAAGGGCTGCGTACCATTCCGGTGATTTTCGACATCATTAAAGACGTGCAGGAAATCTGCCCGGATGCCTGGGTTATCAACTTTACCAACCCGGCCGGGATGGTAACTGAGGCGGTTTTCCGCCACACCAATTTCAAAAAATTCATCGGCGTGTGCAACATCCCTGTTGGCATGAAGATGTTTATTACCGACGTGCTGAAGCTAACTCCGGAAGATGACCTGGGTATCGATCTCTTCGGCCTGAACCACATGGTGTTTATTAAAGACGTGCTGGTTAACGGCGAATCCCGCTTTGCAGAGCTGCTGGACGGTGTCGCCAGCGGCAAGCTGAGCGCAAACTCGGTGAAAAACATCTTCGATATGCCGTTTAGCGAAGGGCTGATTCGTTCTCTGAACCTGCTGCCTTGCTCTTACCTGCTGTACTACTTCAAGCAGAAAGAGATGCTGGCCATCGAAATGGGCGAGTTCTACAAAGGCGGGGCGCGCGCTTCCGTCGTGCAGAAGGTCGAAAAACAGCTGTTTGAGCTCTACAAAGACCCGAATCTGGATGTGAAACCGAAAGAGCTGGAGCTGCGCGGCGGGGCTTACTACTCTGACGCCGCGTGCGAAGTGATCAGCGCCATCTACAATGATAAGCAGACTGAGCACTACGTGAACATTCCGCACCACGGCCATGTGGACAATATTCCGGCTGACTGGGCTATCGAGACGACCAGCATCATCGGCCGCGATGGCGCGAGACCGCATCCGCGTGTCACACACTTCGACGAGAAAGTGATGGGGCTGATTCATACCATCAAAGGCTTTGAAGTGGCGGCCAGTCAGGCCGCGCTGAGCGGTGAATTCAACGATGTGCTGCTGGCGCTGAACCTGAGCCCGCTAATCCATTCCGACAAGGATGCTGAGGTGATTGCCAAAGAGATGCTGCTTGCCCATAAAGCGCATCTGCCAAACTTTGCGAAAACTATCGAAAAACTGGCTTAA
- the efeU gene encoding iron uptake transporter permease EfeU, with translation MFVPFLIMLREGLEAALIVSLIASYLKRTQRGQWIAVMWIGVFAAAALCLGLGIFINETTGEFPQKEQELFEGIVAVIAVFILTWMVFWMRKVSRNIKGELEQAVDNALKSKGNHGWALIMMVFFAVAREGLESVFFLLAAFQQDVGILPPLGAMLGLATAIVLGFLIYWGGIRLNLGAFFKWTSLFILLVAAGLAAGAVRAFHEAGLWNHFQDIAFDMSNTLSTHSLTGTLLEGIFGYQETPSVSEVAMYFIYLIPALVLFFMPPRMNHRATNTAR, from the coding sequence ATGTTTGTTCCGTTTCTCATCATGTTGCGCGAAGGGCTGGAGGCTGCGCTGATTGTCAGCCTGATCGCCAGCTACCTTAAGCGTACCCAGCGCGGCCAGTGGATCGCCGTTATGTGGATTGGCGTATTCGCCGCCGCCGCGCTCTGCCTGGGCCTCGGTATCTTCATCAATGAAACCACCGGCGAGTTCCCACAGAAAGAGCAGGAGCTGTTCGAGGGCATTGTCGCGGTGATCGCCGTGTTTATCCTTACCTGGATGGTGTTCTGGATGCGTAAAGTTTCCCGAAACATCAAGGGTGAACTGGAGCAGGCGGTGGACAATGCGCTGAAGAGCAAAGGCAACCATGGCTGGGCGCTGATCATGATGGTTTTTTTCGCCGTGGCGCGTGAAGGGCTTGAGTCGGTATTCTTCCTGCTGGCCGCTTTCCAGCAGGATGTAGGCATTTTACCGCCGCTCGGCGCAATGCTCGGGCTGGCAACGGCCATCGTTTTGGGCTTTCTCATCTACTGGGGCGGTATTCGTCTTAATCTCGGTGCCTTCTTTAAGTGGACCAGCCTGTTTATCCTGCTGGTGGCCGCGGGGCTTGCCGCTGGCGCCGTCCGCGCATTCCACGAAGCCGGGCTGTGGAACCACTTCCAGGATATTGCTTTCGATATGAGCAACACGCTCTCTACCCACTCGCTGACCGGCACGCTGCTGGAAGGGATTTTCGGTTATCAGGAAACGCCAAGCGTTAGCGAAGTGGCGATGTACTTCATCTATCTGATTCCAGCGCTGGTGCTGTTCTTTATGCCACCTCGCATGAACCACCGGGCAACCAATACGGCTCGTTAA
- the chbR gene encoding transcriptional regulator ChbR — MQPEIDNMEINIVRESQLFNGKCFHAFIYTKEESVSGLHQHDYYEFTIVLTGRYYQEINGKRVLMERGDFVFIPVGSHHQSFYEFGATRLFNVGISQQFFEQHYMPLLPSHLVASQVYQIKDEFLTFMESVIASFNFREGEFNEFLEMVSFYVVNRLRHYRESENQDDIPLWLKSTVEGMHDKMRFGDKALLNMIALSGKSQEYLTRATQRYYGKTPMQIINEIRINFAKKQLEITNASVTDIAFESGYSSPSMFIKNFKKVTSFTPNSYRKKLYSIN, encoded by the coding sequence ATGCAGCCAGAGATAGACAATATGGAAATCAACATCGTTCGTGAAAGCCAGCTGTTTAACGGCAAATGTTTCCATGCGTTTATCTACACCAAAGAAGAGAGCGTGAGCGGACTGCATCAGCATGACTACTACGAATTCACGATTGTTTTGACCGGGCGCTATTACCAGGAAATTAACGGTAAACGTGTGCTGATGGAGCGAGGCGACTTTGTTTTTATTCCTGTTGGCTCCCACCATCAGAGTTTTTACGAGTTTGGCGCCACCCGGTTATTTAACGTAGGCATCAGCCAGCAGTTTTTTGAGCAGCATTATATGCCGCTGCTGCCGTCCCACCTGGTGGCCTCTCAGGTCTACCAGATTAAGGATGAGTTCCTGACGTTTATGGAGTCGGTGATTGCCTCGTTTAATTTCCGTGAAGGGGAGTTTAACGAGTTCCTCGAAATGGTGAGCTTTTATGTCGTGAATCGACTGCGCCATTACCGGGAGTCGGAGAATCAGGACGATATTCCACTGTGGTTAAAATCCACCGTTGAAGGGATGCATGACAAAATGCGTTTTGGTGATAAGGCCTTATTAAATATGATCGCGCTTTCGGGTAAGTCGCAGGAGTATTTAACCCGCGCCACGCAGCGCTATTATGGCAAAACACCGATGCAGATTATTAATGAAATCCGCATTAATTTCGCCAAGAAACAGCTGGAAATTACCAACGCTTCAGTAACCGATATCGCCTTCGAGTCCGGTTACAGCAGTCCCAGCATGTTTATTAAAAACTTTAAGAAAGTCACCTCTTTCACGCCAAACAGCTATCGGAAGAAATTGTACAGCATTAATTAA
- the phoH gene encoding phosphate starvation-inducible protein PhoH, with protein MGRQKAVIKARREAKRVLRRDSRSHRQREEESVTTLVQMSGVESIGMARDCRDHSPIEARNEAQAHYLNAIEKKQLIFATGEAGCGKTFISAAKAAEALIHKDVDRIIVTRPVLQADEDLGFLPGDISEKFAPYFRPVYDILVRRLGSSFMQYCLRPEIGKVEIAPFAYMRGRTFENAVVILDEAQNVTAAQMKMFLTRLGENVTVIVNGDITQCDLPAGVPSGLSDALNRFEEDEMVGVVRFGKQDCVRSALCQRTLNAYD; from the coding sequence ATGGGAAGACAGAAAGCTGTGATCAAAGCTCGTCGCGAAGCAAAACGTGTGCTGAGACGGGATTCGCGTAGCCACCGGCAGCGTGAAGAGGAATCGGTCACCACGCTTGTGCAGATGAGCGGCGTAGAATCTATAGGCATGGCGCGCGACTGCCGCGATCATTCACCTATCGAAGCGCGTAACGAGGCTCAGGCGCACTATCTTAATGCCATCGAGAAAAAGCAGCTGATATTTGCTACCGGTGAAGCCGGCTGTGGCAAGACGTTTATCAGCGCGGCGAAAGCCGCTGAGGCCCTGATACATAAGGATGTCGACAGGATTATTGTTACCCGTCCGGTGCTGCAGGCCGATGAAGATCTCGGCTTCCTTCCCGGTGATATTTCAGAGAAGTTCGCTCCCTATTTCCGCCCGGTGTATGACATCCTGGTGCGACGCTTAGGGTCGTCTTTTATGCAGTATTGCCTGCGGCCCGAAATTGGTAAGGTTGAGATTGCGCCGTTCGCCTATATGCGCGGGCGTACTTTTGAAAATGCCGTGGTAATTCTGGACGAGGCGCAGAATGTCACCGCAGCGCAAATGAAAATGTTCCTCACTCGCCTCGGGGAAAACGTGACGGTTATCGTCAATGGTGATATTACGCAGTGTGATTTGCCTGCGGGTGTACCGTCCGGTTTAAGTGACGCGCTGAACCGTTTTGAAGAGGATGAGATGGTTGGCGTTGTCCGCTTTGGTAAACAGGATTGTGTGCGCTCCGCCCTGTGCCAGCGCACGCTGAATGCCTACGATTAA
- a CDS encoding PTS sugar transporter subunit IIB, with amino-acid sequence MQKKKIYLFCSAGMSTSLLVTKMRAQAEKYEVPVEIEAFSESLASEKGKHADLVLLGPQIAYMQADIKRLLPTKPVEVIDSALYGKVDGLGVLKAAVAAIKKAAAES; translated from the coding sequence ATGCAAAAGAAAAAAATTTATCTGTTCTGCTCCGCTGGGATGTCAACCTCGCTGTTAGTGACCAAAATGCGAGCACAGGCCGAAAAGTATGAAGTACCGGTAGAAATTGAAGCTTTCTCTGAGTCTTTAGCCAGCGAAAAAGGGAAGCATGCGGACCTGGTTTTACTCGGGCCACAAATTGCCTACATGCAGGCAGATATCAAGAGATTGTTGCCCACCAAGCCTGTAGAAGTTATCGACTCTGCTCTGTACGGTAAAGTCGATGGGCTGGGTGTGTTGAAAGCGGCCGTGGCGGCAATTAAGAAAGCAGCGGCCGAGAGTTAA
- a CDS encoding nitrous oxide-stimulated promoter family protein: protein MSGKRIQREKQTIAKMLTLYERKNPAASTEPGHYQQLYDYAAKRLDRCAFGEEKPACKHCPIHCYQPAKREEMKQVMRWGGPRMLIYHPVLTVLHLIDDRRPVPPLPEKYQRKGNKSQT from the coding sequence ATGTCCGGAAAACGTATTCAGCGCGAGAAGCAAACCATCGCTAAAATGCTCACCCTGTATGAGCGTAAAAATCCTGCCGCCAGCACCGAGCCTGGTCATTACCAGCAGCTTTACGACTATGCTGCCAAAAGGCTGGATCGCTGCGCTTTTGGCGAAGAAAAACCCGCCTGTAAGCACTGCCCAATTCACTGCTACCAGCCGGCGAAACGCGAAGAGATGAAGCAGGTCATGCGCTGGGGCGGCCCCCGGATGCTGATCTACCATCCGGTGCTTACGGTACTCCATTTGATCGACGACCGCCGTCCGGTTCCGCCGTTGCCGGAGAAGTATCAGCGCAAAGGGAATAAAAGCCAGACCTGA
- the efeB gene encoding iron uptake transporter deferrochelatase/peroxidase subunit — MSNKDNTGAHQPARRQLLKSLGTLGGALAVGGGCPMAAHAANPVTSPGTLPPDARLESLPLYGDHQAGILTPQQASMMLVAFDVLASDKADLERLLRLLTARFDFLTRGGPAPDTPNPRLPPMDSGILGAEIYPDNLTITASVGSSLFDERFGLQKQKPKKLQQMTSFPNDSLDASLCHGDLLLQICANTNDTVIHALRDIIKHTPDLLSVRWRREGFISNHAARSRGKETPINLLGFKDGTANPDSHDKSLMDDVVWVTKQQQEPAWATGGSYQAVRIIQFHVESWDRTPLKEQQTIFGRDKHSGAPLGMKNEHDVPDYAADPDGNVIALDAHIRLANPRTKETQSGLMMRRGYSYSLGATKSGQLDMGLLFVCYQHDLEKGFLTVQGRLNGEALEEYVKPIGGGYFFALPGVPDKQHYLGQGLIEA, encoded by the coding sequence ATGAGCAATAAGGATAATACCGGCGCGCATCAACCGGCGCGCCGTCAGCTTCTGAAATCGCTGGGCACCCTCGGGGGGGCGCTTGCCGTGGGCGGCGGCTGCCCGATGGCCGCTCATGCTGCTAACCCTGTTACTTCGCCGGGCACGCTACCGCCGGATGCTCGCCTGGAAAGCCTGCCGCTGTACGGGGATCATCAGGCCGGAATTTTAACGCCTCAGCAGGCGTCCATGATGCTGGTCGCATTTGATGTGCTGGCAAGTGATAAAGCTGACCTTGAACGCCTGCTCAGACTGCTGACGGCTCGTTTTGACTTTCTGACCCGCGGAGGCCCGGCTCCGGATACGCCGAATCCACGGCTGCCGCCGATGGACTCCGGCATTCTTGGGGCGGAAATCTACCCGGATAATCTGACCATCACAGCTTCCGTCGGCAGTTCGCTGTTTGATGAGCGTTTTGGCCTGCAAAAGCAGAAGCCGAAGAAGCTACAGCAGATGACCAGCTTCCCGAACGATTCGCTGGACGCCAGCCTGTGCCACGGCGATCTGTTGCTGCAGATCTGCGCCAATACCAACGACACGGTGATCCATGCGCTGCGCGACATCATCAAGCACACGCCGGATCTCCTCAGCGTGCGCTGGCGTCGGGAAGGGTTTATCTCCAACCATGCGGCGCGCAGCCGCGGCAAAGAGACGCCGATTAACCTGCTGGGGTTTAAAGACGGTACGGCAAATCCGGACAGCCATGATAAGTCGCTGATGGATGACGTGGTGTGGGTGACGAAGCAGCAGCAGGAGCCCGCCTGGGCAACCGGCGGCAGCTATCAGGCGGTGCGCATTATTCAGTTCCACGTCGAGTCCTGGGACCGTACGCCGCTGAAGGAGCAGCAGACTATCTTCGGCCGCGACAAACACAGCGGGGCGCCGCTGGGCATGAAAAATGAGCACGATGTGCCTGACTATGCGGCCGATCCTGATGGCAACGTGATTGCGCTGGATGCCCATATCCGCCTGGCAAACCCGCGGACCAAAGAGACGCAGTCCGGGCTGATGATGCGCCGGGGCTACAGCTATTCGCTGGGAGCGACCAAATCCGGCCAGCTGGACATGGGGTTGCTGTTTGTCTGCTACCAGCATGACCTTGAGAAAGGGTTTCTGACGGTTCAGGGCAGGCTGAACGGCGAGGCGCTTGAGGAGTATGTGAAGCCGATTGGCGGCGGCTATTTCTTCGCGCTGCCGGGCGTGCCGGATAAGCAGCATTATCTGGGGCAGGGGCTGATTGAGGCTTAG
- the chbG gene encoding chitin disaccharide deacetylase: MDRLLIINADDFGLSKAQNYGIIEAFHHGVVTSTTALVNAEAIKHAAGLCARYPGLGVGMHFVLTLGQPLTDMPILTRGTGVLGKWIWEMAEQGLLNREEIGRELESQYQRFIAIFGIEPTHLDSHHHVHMIPEIFPVVAAFANAKGIPLRVDRDAAARDNISLTGVRSTQGFSSEFYGEAISESLLLECVDASAKREEASLEVMCHPSFVDNTLLKSNYCYPRLAELDVLTSESLKAALAKRGYRLGTFRDL; this comes from the coding sequence ATGGACCGCTTACTGATTATCAATGCCGATGATTTTGGCCTGAGCAAGGCGCAAAACTACGGCATTATCGAAGCGTTTCACCACGGTGTGGTGACGTCGACCACCGCGCTGGTCAATGCGGAAGCGATTAAACATGCGGCCGGGCTGTGTGCTCGTTATCCGGGACTGGGTGTCGGCATGCACTTTGTGTTGACGCTGGGGCAGCCGTTAACCGATATGCCGATACTGACTCGCGGCACCGGCGTGCTGGGTAAGTGGATCTGGGAAATGGCGGAGCAGGGGCTGCTGAACCGGGAGGAGATCGGGCGCGAACTTGAAAGTCAGTATCAGCGCTTTATCGCTATTTTTGGCATTGAGCCAACCCACCTGGATAGCCATCATCACGTACATATGATCCCGGAGATTTTCCCTGTCGTTGCCGCTTTTGCCAATGCGAAAGGGATCCCGCTGCGCGTTGATCGTGATGCCGCGGCCCGGGATAATATTTCGCTAACCGGCGTGCGTTCTACGCAAGGATTTAGCAGCGAGTTTTACGGAGAGGCGATTTCTGAAAGCCTGCTGCTGGAGTGTGTGGATGCCTCAGCTAAGCGGGAGGAAGCCTCGCTTGAGGTGATGTGCCACCCATCTTTTGTGGATAACACATTGCTGAAAAGTAATTATTGCTACCCACGTCTTGCGGAGCTCGACGTGTTGACCTCAGAGTCGCTGAAGGCCGCGCTTGCCAAACGAGGTTACCGCCTGGGAACCTTCCGCGACCTGTAA
- the chbC gene encoding PTS N,N'-diacetylchitobiose transporter subunit IIC: MSKVIDSLEKVLLPFAVKIGKQPHVNAIKNGFIKLMPLTLTGAMFVLINNVFLSFGAGSFFYSLGIRLDPETIETLNGFKAIGGNVYNGTLGIMSLMAPFFIGMALAEERKVDPLAAGLLSVAAFMTVTPYSVGEAYAVGANWLGGQNIISGMIIGLVVAELFTFVVRRNWVITLPDSVPTSVSRSFSALIPGFLILSIFGIISWALSHYGSNFHQIIMDSISTPLASMGSVVGWAYVIFNSLLWFFGVHGSLALTALDNGIMTPWALENVALYQQYGSVEAAIEAGKQFHFWAKPMLDSYILLGGSGATLGLIIAIFIASRRADHRQVAKLALPSGIFQINEPILFGLPIIMNPVMFIPFVAVQPILAAITLIAYSMGIIPPVTNLAPWTMPTGLGAFFNSNGSIAALLVALFNLGIATLVYMPFVILSNKAQAVIEEEESEEDIANALKF, from the coding sequence ATGAGTAAAGTCATTGATTCACTTGAGAAGGTTCTCCTGCCTTTTGCTGTAAAAATAGGAAAGCAGCCTCACGTTAATGCCATTAAAAACGGTTTTATTAAATTAATGCCATTAACCCTAACCGGGGCCATGTTTGTTCTGATCAACAACGTATTCCTGAGCTTTGGTGCAGGTTCATTTTTCTACTCGTTAGGCATCCGTTTAGACCCCGAGACCATTGAAACCCTCAATGGGTTTAAAGCTATCGGCGGCAACGTGTACAACGGTACGTTGGGCATAATGTCGCTGATGGCGCCTTTTTTCATTGGCATGGCGCTGGCTGAGGAGAGGAAGGTCGATCCCCTTGCGGCGGGCTTATTATCCGTTGCAGCCTTTATGACCGTGACACCCTACAGCGTGGGCGAAGCCTATGCCGTGGGCGCCAACTGGTTAGGCGGCCAGAATATTATTTCCGGTATGATTATCGGTCTGGTTGTCGCGGAACTGTTTACCTTCGTGGTGCGTCGTAACTGGGTGATAACCCTGCCGGACAGCGTGCCGACGTCGGTATCCCGTTCGTTCTCGGCGTTAATTCCAGGTTTCCTGATCCTCTCCATCTTCGGGATCATCTCCTGGGCGCTCTCCCACTACGGCAGCAACTTCCACCAGATCATCATGGACTCCATTTCGACTCCGCTGGCGTCAATGGGCAGCGTCGTGGGCTGGGCATACGTGATTTTCAACTCCCTGCTGTGGTTCTTCGGTGTTCACGGTTCTCTGGCGCTTACCGCGCTGGATAACGGCATCATGACCCCTTGGGCGCTGGAAAACGTGGCGCTGTACCAGCAGTACGGTTCTGTGGAAGCCGCTATCGAAGCGGGCAAACAGTTCCACTTCTGGGCGAAACCAATGCTCGACTCCTACATCCTGCTGGGTGGCTCTGGTGCGACGCTGGGTCTGATTATCGCTATCTTCATCGCCTCTCGCCGCGCCGATCATCGTCAGGTGGCTAAGCTGGCGCTGCCTTCAGGCATCTTCCAGATTAACGAACCGATTCTGTTTGGTCTGCCGATCATCATGAACCCGGTGATGTTCATCCCGTTCGTGGCGGTACAGCCGATTCTGGCCGCGATCACCCTGATTGCGTACTCCATGGGCATTATTCCACCGGTCACCAACCTGGCTCCGTGGACCATGCCTACCGGCCTCGGCGCCTTCTTCAACAGTAACGGCAGCATCGCTGCACTGCTGGTGGCGCTGTTCAACCTGGGGATTGCAACGCTGGTGTACATGCCGTTCGTTATCCTGTCCAACAAGGCACAGGCGGTGATTGAGGAAGAAGAAAGCGAAGAAGATATCGCTAACGCACTGAAATTCTAA